In Pelobates fuscus isolate aPelFus1 unplaced genomic scaffold, aPelFus1.pri scaffold_24, whole genome shotgun sequence, the genomic stretch TCCTCAAAAAGACcaaccaggtaagcctcgctagccTCTTGCAGAGCCATGACAGCAGAGCTCTGGAAGCGCAGATCAGTCTTGAAATCCTGAGCGATCTCACGGACAAGGCGCTGGAAGGGCAGCTTGCGGATGAGCAGCTCGGTGGACTTCTGATAACGGCGGATCTCCCTGAGAGCCACAGTTCCTGGACGGTAACGGTGAGGCTTTTTCACTCCCCCGGTAGCTGGGGCGCTCTTTCTAGCAGCTTTGGTGGCTAGCTGCTTGCGGGGAGCCTTGCCTCCGGTCGACTTACGGGCTGTCTGCTTAGTTCTGGCCATTGTAGCAAAACGAAAGGGAATGAACGCTGCTCGCTGTAGCCTGGGCTTTATAGCCGATACGGCGTTTTCATTGGTTCATCAAGTGGGTGGtatgttctgattggctgaaaacaaatagtaaaccatttcaaaatacccgctcaaatcaactgcttctcatcccctcccccacattcaaaatgcccgctcaaatcaactgcttcatcccctcccccctcctccatctatTGAGACCACGCGCCCAAAGAAGGGATCTAAGCCTTTAGTGACCCTTCCTGTcctgacagcatttattatagacgCTACTAGTTGAAAGGAATGGCAGTGGGCAGTAATGGACGTATTCCTCCCAACATACTTATTAATAGCTGTATAGGCTTTATCGAGGGGGAGGGGTGCATGGGACATTGACCTCTTACACATGCAGAAAGGCCGCTTCTTTCGATGGGATAGAAGCCACGTCTGATAAAGGACTTTCACTCACAGGACGCTCAGTAGCCATACAAATGAGCTCCAggagacagagcagcaggaaatgttacaaagcatccacttattgaaacaatgttttcagCCGAGAGGCCAGGCTATTAAGGCTGCGTTAACTCATCCAGCAGCACAGACAACAGAGCTGTAGCGCCGCTAGGATTTGAACGCTCATAGTAGGTTTCACCCGGCATGTCCTCCAGACAGCgg encodes the following:
- the LOC134584806 gene encoding histone H3, encoding MARTKQTARKSTGGKAPRKQLATKAARKSAPATGGVKKPHRYRPGTVALREIRRYQKSTELLIRKLPFQRLVREIAQDFKTDLRFQSSAVMALQEASEAYLVGLFEDTNLCAIHAKRVTIMPKDIQLARRIRGERA